The nucleotide sequence TGTGCCCCCAGCTTCACATCCACCAATGCAACAAGCAACCATGTTTATGCCTCACCAAGCTCAGCCAGCACCACAGGTTCCTGAAGTTTTGGCTTTGTTGCATTTCCTTTTACACATTCTTCGTTACAACATCATATGCATAAATGGTCATCATTATCAGGCAGTTTTCAGATGTCTAGATCAGAAGATTTTCCGTTTATTTTATAGGGTATTGGTCAATTTTTTGAGATAGGAAGACATCATCTGGATTATGTATGTGGTGGCCAAATGCCAAAAACCCCGAAAAATATACTCCTCAACCGAATTTCAGCCTCTAATGACATGTCCGGAAAATGGGATAAGTTAGACCTTTGCTTCAGTTTGGTTCTGTAAAATCTATATCTTAGAGGTCGCGAGGAAAAGTTTGTGGTGGGGAACTGTTTTGTTTGTTATGTATAGGTTTTTTGGGCCAAAATTTCTTGACAAACATGTGTATATGCAGCCATCATATCCTTCGGCACCTGCAAGCAATGCTCAGCCATCCATGAGAACTACTTTTGTTCCATCAACTCCCCCTGCACTGAAGAACGCATACCAATATTAGCAGCCAACCATTGCTTCTCATTCATTCACCGTGTGTTATTCATCAACTCAACTGTGTTTGAATTTTCTGGCACTTTTTAGTTTGATTAAGCTAGCAGCTATGTGATCAGGGACAATCTAACAATGCATACCCCGTTCCTCCTGGTCCTGGTTCATATGCATCCTCTGTCCCTTCACAAATTAGGAAATATTCTAACCCCAAGATGCCCCAAGTAGTTGGTCCAGGAGCTGGACCCATAGGATTTACACCTATGTCAACTCCAGGAGTTGCTCCAAGATCTGTTATAGGTTCTGTGCAACCAGCAAGTCCTCAAACACAGCAGGCAGCCCATGCCCCTGCAGCTCCGCCACCAACTGTTCAGACTGTAGATACTTCCAACGTCCCAGGTATTGTACAACGAGACATTAGCACCATTTGTGTGTTATGTTCtttgacataaaaaaaaaagtcatataTTGTGAACGTGATCCAGCGCACCAGAAACCTGTGATAGCAACATTGACAAGGCTAATGACAAGAGAGAAGATATATTTTATGCATGAAACATTACAGTTAGAGAAAGAAAATGCTCCTGAGAAGCTAATACACCATTGCTCGGATCTCATACAGAcaaaattaaacatatactGTTTACATACGTGCAACTAAACCATTATATACAATCCAATGCTCATCGTAACCTGTACGATTTTACTAGTAAGGGAAGATGCACACAATGTTGAAACACACACATTTTGATAATAGTTTGGTCCCATGTTAAAGATATTTTACCACCAAAAATGCCAAGCCTATATAGTAACTACTACATTTTACTATCATGAATCAAAGTATAAAGCATCTGCAGCGTTCTCCCCCATTTGGTGCTTCAAACCACCGGTCCCATCCTAAGTTCAAAGGTCCCTTGGTCCTGCCAAAACCACACAGCATCAGACAGCAACCAAAATGTAAACACCAAAAAGAGTTGGAAGCAACTCACAGTGGCAAGAGAGGGTCAGGTGATTTCTCGATGACACAAAGCAGCCTGTGAGTCATGACAATACACAAGTTGATCACACCAGTAGACACGCAAGTTTCAGGAAACTAACTAAAGAAAAGATAGGGTGAGATTCCCTCACTTACTCCTCACACTGGGTTGATACACTATCTGTCTGGCCGAGCTCTTCCAACTTTTTCTGGAGAGTAATAGCAACGAATTCTGGGGAAATTCAAAGATGAAGACACAAAAGAGTGCACACATACAATCCAAGATTGAAAAGCACATCATATGAATGAGAAAAGGGGGAGCTGGACTATGATCACAAGTATATAAGAAGGAATGAGGTAAGCAAAAATCAACGGAGAATAGATTTCGAACACATGAGCCAGTTCTTAGAAAACAGTCTACAACCTAATAACATCGAGCAAGTGTGAATTAGGCAGCTAAAAATAgaatagaaagaagaagaagaatctctCACCTCCAAGAATCTGACTTCCTGTTCCACACGACCAAGCTCCGCAAGGATCATGTGCTTCCCCCGTGCATGTGCATCGCCCACAGAAGCAGCTTCCTCCATCTCAATTCGATATGAGGTCACGCGGCTTCTATGATGCTCTCTATTACCGATTGTCACCCACTCGCATCCTTCCTTCGCTCTCAGATCTGACACTCTCAGAAAAGAAACTCTCACCCCCTCTTCCGtacactttttattttattttctccaAAAGTCAAGGAGGCCTTTTTTATAACTCACACATTCTTAAGACCAATATAAgctttacaataggaccatggGCCATAACTAAAGAATTGTTTTCACTTATAAATAAAGCCCAATTTAAGCTCAAAATAATATGTGATTAATAGGCGAATGGTCCATAAGGATTATTAGTGTGAGAGCCCAATAAAAGCTCAAATCTATTATAGATTTAAATTACTCAATAGGTCGATGAGCCACAACAAAAGAATTGTGTTATCGCACATTATTAAATCCCCAAAATCTAATTCTGAAATAAAACTAGtctttaaatttgattaatattcAACAAAATCTGAAAAGCAACAACAGCCAAATGTGACGAGTATCAtatgacaacaacaacaaaactcGCAAGTCATCAGAGCAGGCAGGCAGCATGCAAATGGAGGGATGAGTGATCAATCTGCATAGCTAACCAAACCTCTCTGTCCCGATGGGGAGGTTGAGGGCGAAGCGCTGAGCGATTCTGCAGGAGACCTTTGTGGCCCCAGACGGGATTTAAGGTCTTGGCTAATTGGCTGCCTCTTTCTGGGGCTACGATGACTTGGACTTTGGCTCTCTCTCAAACCTCTGCGCTGCCCATCTGGACTCCGTGAAATGCTTCTTCTCCTCCGGTTGTACCTATGCAGCACGACAGACAAGTTTATGTAAAGCGACTGTCTTAGGAGTTTAATCTTCTTCATAAAGAGATAAAAGAAAGCCAACCTTGGAGGGCTCCTTCTCCTGGGTGGGCTCCTAAAGCGTCGTCTAGGCGAGCGTTCAGAGTAACTCCTGTTGCTTGGATACCTCcacaaatttaaacaaaaacaagGCTTTAGTATTTATTTACTTACAGTCTCAACTTTCATTGTTTTCAGTATGTATTTAAGTTACCTGTCCGTGTTCCTGTCCTGAAAGCTTCTTCTCTCAGGCCAGCGCCGAGGAGGGGAACGCTCAGGAGATGGTGTACGGTACTTCCGAGCAAATGAATAACGTTCTGTGAACCCACGCCCCTTTCGGATGCGCTTGGGCTCACCATTTGGAGATGGGCTTTTTGAAGATTTCCTCTCGCGAGGACTTGTGCTCCTATTTCCAACATCTCTCACAGGGCTCCTACTAGCAGGACTTTTGCTCCTACTGTTTTGACCTCTTCTAGAAACTGGGCTCATACTCCTATATAGCAATAGAACATGGTAAAAAGTTTGCCAGGGACCACAAATCAGAACACGGAAATAAATGCAAAAGCAGAGCTGAAGAACACAAAGTAAAGTAAAGTAAGGGGGATTAACCTTGATTTCACCGAGTCCGCACGTTGATTATCAACTTTGGTGGCTTTTCCATTTCCTACAAGTTCATTTTCATTCAGAAGAGAATCTGGTTTGTCCCCCGAAAATTTCTTCTCCGCAGGACTAGAATCAGCAGCATTCCTTACAGGCACACCATCTGTTCCAAGAAGAAAGCAAGATTCAATGTCACTTCCACATACGATAACTAGTTGCCAAATACAGGCTGAAAGACCCAAGATTCTTAACAGAGTTACACTTACCTTTAGCTTTCTTTGACTTTTTGGCCTTTTCGTGGCCCATTCTCTCATCATCAGAATTGCTACTCTCGGTGTCACTTGAACTATCCTtgtttctgtaaaaaaaaaaacacactaaaGAATCACGCAGAAGAACTGGCAAAGACTAAACTAAATACCATTAACTGAGCTAATAGCCAGACCTGCGTTGAGGTGGTCTATCTCCTCGAGCATTCTTTTTCCCCTTTCGTCCTTTGATCTTTCTTTCCCCGCGTCGGCCTTTGTGTCTCTTTGTTGACCTCCTCTTCCTACGCTTCCCATCACTGGAAGAACTAGACTCATACGAGGATGAATCTGTTTCTGATTCAGAATCTGATTCAGAACTTGAGCTGTATGAATCTGACGAAGACGAGTATCTTCTTTTTCGCTTAGTCCTCTTCTCCCGTGAGTCTTTGCTAGATTTTTTCAATTTCCCTGGAAATCACCGAAGAATCATAAACATAGCCATTCCACAATCAAAAATTAACTTCACTACCTTTATCTTTCTCAGCAGCATCCTCGCCTTTTAACTGAGACACTTCGCCACAGTCAATTATTTTGACATTGCTGGTTGGTTTACCATCACTCGTCCCTACGAGCTCCATTTTCTTGACAACTTCCATTCCCTTAACGACTTTCCCAAATACAACATGCTTCCTACAATATGATTCCAGGgggaaaaaaaacagaacatttCAAACTGTTTTTTACAATGAGTTTAATTTCTAAGAAATAACCATATCTATGGAACATGCATTACCCATCGAGATGAGGCTGGCGTTTGAAAAGGATAAAAAACTGTGACCCGTTGGTGTTTGGGCCACAATTTGCCATCGAAAGGACTCCACCTTCTTCATGGTCCAGTTCAAAGTTCTCATCTGTAGAGGTAACAGAATATATTGAGGATTTTTTACCAACTCAAGAAAGGTGAATATAgaggttataaaaaaaagtagtaCCTGGAAACTTCCCACCATAGATGCTCTCACCGCCGGTGCCTGAAAACCAACCAAAGTCCTTCAAAATCATTTATTCTAAGTGTaatgaatcaaaaaaaaaacccatacACCCTTCTAAAGTGCCATTTTCATCATATGTAAAATTAGCTCCTTTGTGTCAGTTCCTTAAACGTGTGTTGTGGCTAACTAGTAACTAGACTGCCTCTACGGCCGTGAGGTACagacaacataaaaatatacataggatcttatatataatatgattagaGGATAAGAGGTTAGAAGAATACCATTTCCATTAGAAAAATCACCACCCTGCAAAAAGAGGAAGGAAAGAGAAGCGGTAATGAATTGGTTTGTCCATGAGAAGCATAGAAGAAAATGAATAAGTAGAAGGGATAGATACTTGGGCCATGAATCCTTTGATGACTCGATGGAAAGATGATCCTTTGAAATGTAGAGGCTTGCTAGTGGTCTTGCCAAGGCCTGCCTCACCTGAGAGAGAAGCCCATTATTATCTTGTCAAGTTGACATGAATACCACACAAAGAAAGTTAAAAGGGTACCTGTGCAGAGGGCACGAAAGTTCTCGGCAGTCTTGGGGACAAGATGAGCAAAAAGCTGCAATTGAGAGAGAAACTTTAAGACAAGGAAAAGAAAGGCACAGAGAGTGTGGATGTAAT is from Brassica napus cultivar Da-Ae chromosome A4, Da-Ae, whole genome shotgun sequence and encodes:
- the LOC106444926 gene encoding guanine nucleotide-binding protein subunit gamma 1-like, with translation MEEAASVGDAHARGKHMILAELGRVEQEVRFLEKKLEELGQTDSVSTQCEELLCVIEKSPDPLLPLTKGPLNLGWDRWFEAPNGGERCRCFIL
- the LOC106444923 gene encoding peptidyl-prolyl cis-trans isomerase CYP63 — protein: MSSSKKKNPTVFLDVSIGGDPLERIVIELFAHLVPKTAENFRALCTGEAGLGKTTSKPLHFKGSSFHRVIKGFMAQGGDFSNGNGTGGESIYGGKFPDENFELDHEEGGVLSMANCGPNTNGSQFFILFKRQPHLDGKHVVFGKVVKGMEVVKKMELVGTSDGKPTSNVKIIDCGEVSQLKGEDAAEKDKGKLKKSSKDSREKRTKRKRRYSSSSDSYSSSSESDSESETDSSSYESSSSSDGKRRKRRSTKRHKGRRGERKIKGRKGKKNARGDRPPQRRNKDSSSDTESSNSDDERMGHEKAKKSKKAKDGVPVRNAADSSPAEKKFSGDKPDSLLNENELVGNGKATKVDNQRADSVKSRSMSPVSRRGQNSRSKSPASRSPVRDVGNRSTSPRERKSSKSPSPNGEPKRIRKGRGFTERYSFARKYRTPSPERSPPRRWPERRSFQDRNTDRYPSNRSYSERSPRRRFRSPPRRRSPPRYNRRRRSISRSPDGQRRGLRESQSPSHRSPRKRQPISQDLKSRLGPQRSPAESLSASPSTSPSGQRGLVSYAD